The sequence CAACAGGTTGCGCCGTGACACCACCTTCACCTTGCAACTTGGCCAGTTGATTGTTCTTGAGCTCGATCAGCCGCTGCAGCTTGTCCAACTGACTTTGCAGGTCAGCCATGCGGCTCTTCAGTTCTTCATTCTCGCGGCGGGTCGAATCCAGGCTTTCCTGGGTCACCGCCAGCTTGTTGTTCAAGGCCTTGCCGTCACCGGCAGCACCTTTCACCCCGGCCTTGGCGGCTTCGGCCGACACCAGGCTCAAGTTGTCCTGGGTACGGGTCTGGGACGGTGCATTACCTACCTGAGTGCGTTTGGTGGCATCCAGTTGCGATTTCCCCGCAACCGGGTTGCCGCTGCGGCGCCCCTGGCGCCAGGCGGTATTCTGCGCGGTCACTTCGGCAATCGCCTGGGATTGCGGCAGGCTGGTGCTCTGTACCGAGTCCGGCAGACGCAAGACCTGGCCGGTCTTCAGTCGGTTGATATTACCGTCGATAAACGCATCCGGGTTCAGCGCCTGGATGGCCAGCATGGTTTGCTGGACCGATGCGCCATTACGGTTTTTTGCGGCGATTTCCCACAAAGTGTCGTGGGACGTCGTAGTGTGTTCGGCGGACTTGCTGACTGCGGGGGCGGAAGCCGCAGGCGCACTCAGTCGCGGTGCAGGAGCATCCGGTGCCGAGGGGGTTTGCTCAAACTTGGCCGGATCAAGCAACACGCTGTAGTCGCGCATCAACCGACCATTAGGCCATTGCACCTGCAGTAGGAAGCGTACGTAGGAATCAGGCAACGGCTTGCTGGAGGTAACACGCACCATGCTGCGACCGTTGGGATTGAGCACCGGGGTAAAGGTCAGGTCATCGAGAAAAGCCTGACGATCAACGCCGGCATCCACAAAGGCCTGGGAGGAAGCTAGGCTGGGAACGATCTCGGAAGCGCTCAGGCCCCCGACATCCAGCAACTCGATCTCCACCGACAGCGGCTGGTTCAGCTTCGACTTGAGGGTCATCTCCCCAAGTTGCAGCGCTTGCGCCATACCGGAGGACAGCGCCGAGGCGGCCGCTATTGCTAACACCAGTTTGCGAACTTGAACCATAGCCTCATCCTTAGTTTGAACACTCCCCGCCCGGCGAGAAGGTTGGATACCGCTGCCATAAGGCATGGCACGCCGATCGATCACCGGCGCGCAATTTTTTCTGCACAGGGCCAAGCATAGCGCCTGGCTAGAATCAATCTACAAATTGACGCCAAGTATCTTTTACACAAGGTCTTTTATCAACAACTGCGCCAGTTGCACGGCGTTGAGCGCGGCACCTTTGCGTACGTTATCTGACGCCAGCCACAGATTTAGTTCCGCAGGATCATCAACACCTGCACGAACCCGCCCCACATAAACCACGTCCTGGCCGACGGCATCGCCCACGGCGGTAGGGTAATCACCCGCCTCCACCAGCTCGACACCTGGAGCCGCCTCCAACGCCTGATTGACCGCCTCCAGATTGACCGCAGCGCCCAGTTGCAACGACACACTCAAGCTATCGCCAAAAAACACCGGGGCTTGAACGCAGGTGACGGAAATTTTCAGTAAAGGCATATCCAGGACCGCGCGCAACTCGTGCACCAGGCGTTTTTCCAGGGCGGTATGCCCCTGAGCGTCCGGGGTGCCGACCTGAGCCAACAGGTTGAACGCCATCTGCCGATCAAAGAATTTTGGCTCCAGCGGGCGCACATTCAGCAGCTCAGCAGTTTGCCGGGCCAGCTCGCTCACTGCCTCGCGCCCCTGGGCCGAAACGGCCAGGTTGGCGGTAACGCTGACACGCTGGATATCCAACAAGCCGCGCAACGGTGCCAGCACCACCGCCAAGGCAGTGGCCGATGGGCTTGGACTGCTCAGTTGAAACGGCTTCTTCAGGGTGCTCAAGACATGAGCATTGGCCTCCGGCACTACCTGTGGCGCCTGATCGGCCGGCAACGCGCCAGACAGGTCGATCACCCCACAGCCGGCAGCGGTAGCCCGCGGGGCGAAGCTCAAGGTAACGGCCGGGCCGGCAGCGAAGAACACCAGTTGCACCTTGCTGAAGTCAAACTCGTCGACTTCCCGCACCCGTACATTCTTGCCGCGAAACGGCACTGAATGCCCGGCCGACTCACTGCTGGCCAACAAGTGAAGCGTGCCTACCGGGAACTCCAGCTCTTCGAGCACCTGCACCAAGGTTTCGCCCACCGTGCCGGTGGCGCCGATTACGGCAATATCAAAGGTCTGGGTCATGGGGGATACCTCGGGTGATACGGGGGGAGCGGCACTTTACCGGGTGGCTGGAGGTGAGGCAATTGGCCTGGGGTGTCGGGCGCGGCTGATGACCTCATCGCGGGCAAGCCCGGCTCCCACATTGACCGAGTTGTACTTGAAGAAATGCCATCAACTGTGGGAGCCGGGCTTGCCCGCGATGAGGCCCGAAAGACCAATAAAAATCTATGGTCACCCCCATTTTTGCAATACTGATTAACGGGTGGTGTGGTTGGCTTGCTTAAATCTATCCGGCGTCTGTTTGGGGCATGCCCCAGCGCCACGATGAGAGTCGCGCCTGACGATCCTTAAAAACCCGTCGGCTTCTGAAGCCGATTTTTATGTCAGGATCTTCGCCAGGCCGGTGTGCCGTTCACATCATCTGTTGTTCAGCTATCGCAAAACCTGAAGGTGAATCGTGGTACTGCAACAACCGCGGGGTCAGGCGTTCAAGGCGTCTGGCCCTGCTTCATATTGCGTATGGTGAGCGGCTATCGCCCAAGCGATACGCGCCAGTTTGTTAGCCAGGGCACAGGCCACGACATTCGAATGTCGTCGACTTAGCAATGAGCGCACCCAATCGGCCAAGGCGCCTTTTTGGTGCTCCAGATTTTGCATATAGACCCTGGAACACTGCACCAACAGTTGTCGCAGGTGCTTGTCACCACGCTTGCTGATTCCCAGCAAGTTGGCCTTGCCACCGGTGCTGTACTGTCTGGGCACCAAGCCCACTGAGGCGGCAAAGTCCCGACTGCATCGGTACTGCTTGCCGTCGCCCATTTCTACAGCCAGCAGGCTGGCGGTGATCGGGCCGACACATGGAAGACTCAGCAAACGACTGCCCAGATCATCGTCGGCCAGTTGGCCCGCCAGCTCTTTGTCCAAGACCTTGATTTGCTCATCCAGGTAGGCAAAGTGGTCGTGCAGGCGTTGCAACAATATCGTCAGACGAACGGGTAATTCATGCTCGGCCAAGGCGCTCGCCAGACGCTTCATGATGGCCAACCCTTTGGGCAGACTGATCCCAAACTCCAGCAGGAAACCGTGCATCTGATTAGCCGTTTTGGTGCGGTCATGCACCAGCGATTCGCGCATCCGGTGTAGCACGGACAGGGTTTGCTGGGATTCGGTTTTAGGCGTGACGAAGCGCATAGATGGGCGCGAAGCGGCTTCGCAGATTGCCTCAGCGTCGACAAAGTCGTTTTTATTGCCCTTGACGAAGGGCTTAACGAACTGCGGAGAAATCAGCTTGGCCGTGTGCCCCATTGCCGCCAACTGACGAGCAACATAGTGCGACCCCGCACAGGCCTCCATCACCACGATACAGCTCGGCGAGTTGCCGAAAAACTGCATCATTTGCGTCCGTGAGCATTTTTTGCGAAACACCTCACAGCCCGACTTATCCTGGCCGTGCAGGTGGAAAGTATGTTTGCCGAGATCGATACCGATCAGTG is a genomic window of Pseudomonas sp. ADAK18 containing:
- a CDS encoding IS110 family transposase, with amino-acid sequence MSESALIGIDLGKHTFHLHGQDKSGCEVFRKKCSRTQMMQFFGNSPSCIVVMEACAGSHYVARQLAAMGHTAKLISPQFVKPFVKGNKNDFVDAEAICEAASRPSMRFVTPKTESQQTLSVLHRMRESLVHDRTKTANQMHGFLLEFGISLPKGLAIMKRLASALAEHELPVRLTILLQRLHDHFAYLDEQIKVLDKELAGQLADDDLGSRLLSLPCVGPITASLLAVEMGDGKQYRCSRDFAASVGLVPRQYSTGGKANLLGISKRGDKHLRQLLVQCSRVYMQNLEHQKGALADWVRSLLSRRHSNVVACALANKLARIAWAIAAHHTQYEAGPDALNA
- a CDS encoding aspartate-semialdehyde dehydrogenase — encoded protein: MTQTFDIAVIGATGTVGETLVQVLEELEFPVGTLHLLASSESAGHSVPFRGKNVRVREVDEFDFSKVQLVFFAAGPAVTLSFAPRATAAGCGVIDLSGALPADQAPQVVPEANAHVLSTLKKPFQLSSPSPSATALAVVLAPLRGLLDIQRVSVTANLAVSAQGREAVSELARQTAELLNVRPLEPKFFDRQMAFNLLAQVGTPDAQGHTALEKRLVHELRAVLDMPLLKISVTCVQAPVFFGDSLSVSLQLGAAVNLEAVNQALEAAPGVELVEAGDYPTAVGDAVGQDVVYVGRVRAGVDDPAELNLWLASDNVRKGAALNAVQLAQLLIKDLV